The sequence CATAACATTATAAGAAAAACTCTTACTACCTTTGTAGTAAGAGTTTTTTTTTGGAAAAAATTCTTTGACGGTCAATAAAATCGCAATGATTTTAATTTTGTAAAAAAAAATTAATGTTTTTTTTCTAAGTATTACGTTTAGTTTCTTATGCTGTTAATTATGATGAAAGTGAGAAATTTTTTAATCGTTATGTTTTTTGTTGCTGGAAATTTTGTTTCTAACGCGCAATCTAATTTGCTCAATGCAAAAACTGTTTCCCAAATTGGAATTAAGACGCCTGCACAGCGTATTGCAGATAATGACAAACCATTGGCATATGGCTATGTGGAAGATCGAGATATTTTGATGGGAAAAATGACTTGGGAAATTATTGATTTAAATGAAAAAATCAACTTTCCACTTTATTTCCCTGTAGATACAGCTAATATTGGTGCTGATAGGCGTTCTCTTTATGATGTTTTAACTAAGGCAATTAGAAATGGTAAAATAACTGAAGTGTACTCAGATAGTTATTTTAATACCAAGAAAACTATGAAAGATATTGAAGGGGCATTATCTCGTGTAGATACCACCGATGCTGGAAGGGAGTTGATCAATCAAAATCCAGATGATTATAGGTCACATGTAGTAAAGAAAAAGGTTGTTACAGGTACTGGTAAGAAAAAAAGTGTAAGTTATAAAGAAGAAACAGTTGGTCCAACACGTTCTGTTCCTGCTGAGTATATTTTAAAGCAAGATTTAACTGCTCAAGATGTAACACAATATAAAATCAAAGGATATTGGTATTTTGATAAGCGACAAGGAGAATTGAAATATCGCTTGATCGGGATTTGTCCTGTTACTCCGGATGTTTATACAATGAATAGTGATGAGAAAGATTATATCGAGTTATTTTGGGTTTTCTTTCCAGATGCCCGAACGGTATTGCATGAAGCAAAAGCTTTTAATGATGCCAACTCCGCAGCGGCGATTTCATTTGATCAGATTTTAAATTCTAGACGTTTTAATTCAATTATTTATAAAGAAGAAAATGTGTATGGAGATCGTGAAATCAAAGATTATATGAAAGATAATGCACAGAATCAACTGCTGGAATCTGAAAGGGTGAAAGAGAAGATTCGTACCTTTGATGAAGACATGTGGAATTATTAAGAAGATATTTTACATAAATTTTAAAAGAAACTCTTATTGCAAATGCGCAGTAAGAGTTTTTTTTATTTGATGGCTTTTGAAGAGAAATTCATTTTCGAAATAATTGTAAGAAAAATAACAATATTTATATGTTTTGTACGTTATGATTTCGTACAATTACTTTAAATTATGAAAGCACGAATAATTTTGATTATTTTTTTAATCATAGGAAGTTTTCCTTCTTGGTCACAAGCTAATTTGCTTAATGCAAAGACAGTTGAAGAAATTGAGGTGAATAAAATTAAGCAGCTTGCCTTCGATAATGACAAGCCACTATCTTATGGATATGTTGGAGAGCGTGATATTTTGATGGGTAAGACTGTTTGGGAAATCATTGATTTAAACGAAAAGATTAACTTTCCGTTGTACTTTCCTGTGGATAGTGCTAATATTGGCCCAGAGAGGCGTTCGCTTTATGATGTTTTAACTAAGGCAATCAAACAAGGCAAAATAACTGAAGTTTATACAGACGGTTATTTCAATACAAAAAAGACCATGAAAGATATTCAAGCATCATTATCGCGTGTTGATACGACTGATGCAGGAAGAGAGCTTATTAACCAGTATCCGGATGATTACGTAGAGCGTGTTGTCAAGAAAAAAGTAGTTACGGGTACTGGAAAAAAGAAATCGGTTTCTTATGTAGAAGAAAAAGTTGGGCCTAAACGATCCGTTCCAGCGGAATACATCCTAAGGCAAGATTTAACAGCACAAGATGTTTCGCAATATAAAATTAAAGGGTATTGGTTTTTTGATAAACGAGAAAGTGCATTGAAATATCGTTTAATTGGTATTTGTCCCGTAACGCCCGATGTTTATACAATGAACAGTGATGATAAAGACTATATCGAGCTTTTCTGGGTTTTCTTTCCAAATGCGCGTGATGTTTTAAATGAGGCTAAAGCTTTTAATGATAAAAATTCAGCGGTTCCAATTTCATTTGACCAAATTTTAAACTCAAGACATTTTAATGCTTTAATTTATAAAGAAGAAAACATGTATGGGGATCGTGAAATTAAAGACTACATTAAAAATAATGCTCAGGAGCAGTTGTTTGAATCGGAACGAGTGAAGGAAAAGATTCGAAATTTTGAAGAAGAAATGTGGAGTTATTAAATTTTGAGATATCTATAGAGAAACTCTTGCTATCTTTGTAGCGAGAGTTTTTTATTTATTATATACTGCACAATGCTTGATTATTTAATCGTTGGATCTGGATTAGCCGGAATTTCTTTTGCCGAAGTGGCCCTTAACAACAACAAATCTATTTTACTTGTTGATAATAAATCACAGCATTCTTCAAGAGTTGCCGGCGGATTGTATAATCCTGTAATTTTAAAACGTTTCAGTGAAGTTTGGAATGCCAAAGAACAATTAGTCTTAATGAATGATTTTTATAATCGGGTAGAGGTTAAATTAAATGAGAAATTCAATTTTAAAATGCCAATTCTCAGAAAATTTTTCTCAATTGAAGAACAGAATAATTGGTTTGCCGCTTCAGATAAAATAAATCTAGCTCCTTTTTTATCCACAAAATTAATTACCGAGAAATTTAACGGAATCGATTCTCCATACGATTATGGTGAAGTTTTGCATACAGGCTACGTTAATACAGCTTTATTATTGGATTGCTATCAGAAATACCTTTTAGAAAATGATTTGTTGCTGGAAGAATCTTTTGATTGCAACGATATTGAATTTTTGGAATCTGGTATTAAATATAAAGATATCGAGGCACGCCATATCATTTTTGCCGAAGGTTTTGGAATGCATAAAAATCCGTTTTTTAACTATTTGCCTCTTGATGGCACAAAGGGCGAATTGTTTATTATAAAAGCGCCTGATTTGAATTTGGATTTGATTGTAAACACAAGCGTTTTCATACTTCCTTTAGGAAATGATCTATTTAAAGTTGGTGCAACTTACAATTGGTCTGACAAAACAGATGCGCCTACGGAAGAAGGCAAACAAGAACTTTTAGAGCGCATAAGAGAAATTATTACCTGCGATTTTGAGATTGTAAAACATTTTGGCGGTGTACGACCTACGGTTGCAGACAGGCGACCTTTGTTGGGAACTCACGAAGTTCACAAGTCATTGCATATTTTAAACGGATTAGGCACACGCGGCGTAATGCTGGGACCAGCGATGGCACAAGCTTTGTACGATCACATTGAAAATCAGATCCCTTTAGATAGGGAAGCAGATATTAAAAGGTTTCATAAAAGATATCTCAAGTCTCTTACTTTTGACCAGCCTTCGGATCATAAGAAATAAACATATTGATATATAAATTTCTGGAAAGTCTAAGTACAAACGGAAATAAAACGATCAGTGTAATTATGATTGCTATAAAGGATTGGCTAATACTTGCGCCAAAAAAGACAAAAGAAACAATAAAAGCAGCAATTCCTACGGCAACATTCAGTGCATAACTTACATACATTGCACCATAAAAAAAGGAAGGTTCAATTTGATATTTTAAGCCACAATGGCTACAGTTTTCATTCATTTTTAGGACTTTAGTCAAATGAAGCGGGTTTTTGTCTTCGTACATGCTTTCATTTTGACATTTTGGACAGCTTCCGGTAAAAATACTGTTGATTTTGGATCCCTTTTTAAACATTGTATTGCGTAGTTTTTAATTCTGAAATCAAAGAAATTTGATCAATAAAAGAAATAGTTATTATAATGAAGTTCTCCTACAAAGATACTCTTTTATTTTGTTTTTAGCTTGATTTATTGTGAATGACAAGTGGTCTGCTCGAGAAAACATAAAAAATTTTCGATCATTTTTTCATTGGCGAAAGCCAAAACAAATAGAATTCTGAAATATTGCCAAAGCAGTCCTTTTCAGTTCCAAAACTTTCAATTAAAAGTTATACTTTTGCACTTTCAAAATTGTGAACAGCAAGTAACTGTTTTACAGTTTTTTTAATTTCTAGATTTTCAGCAATACATTATGCTTAATATACACAATCTTTCAGTTTCTTTTGGTGGGACATATTTATTTGAAGAAGTTACATTTCGTTTAGGCGCCGGCGACCGCGTAGGTCTTGTGGGTAAAAACGGAGCAGGTAAATCGACCATGCTTAAAATGCTGGCGGGTGATTTCAAACCAGATTCAGGCGTTATTTCTCAGGAAAAAGACATCAAAATGGGATTTCTACGTCAAGATATTGATTTTGAACAAGGAAGAACTGTTTTGGAAGAAGCATACGAAGCTTTTACGGAAATTAAAATTGTAGAAAAAAAGCTGGAAGAAATTAATCATCAATTGGTAACCAGAACCGATTATGAAAGTGAGGAATACGGACAAATCATAGAAGATTTATCTGATTACACACATCGTTTTGACCTTCTTGGAGGTTACAATTATGTTGGAGATACAGAGAAAATTCTGCTTGGACTCGGTTTTAAAAGAGAAGTTTTCAATAATCAAACTGAAACATTTTCTGGAGGATGGAGAATGCGTATTGAGCTTGCAAAACTTTTATTGCAGTCTAATGATGTGTTGCTTCTGGATGAGCCAACCAACCACTTAGATATCGAGAGTATTATTTGGTTGGAGAATTTCCTTCGTAATTATCCGGGAGTTGTGGTAATCGTTTCGCACGATAAAATGTTTTTGGACAATGTTACAAACAGAACCATCGAAATTTCTTTAGGAAAAGCATACGATTTCAATAAACCATATACTCAATATTTAGAGTTGCGTCATGAAATTCGCGAAAAACAATTAGCGACGCAAAAAAATCAGCAGAAAAAGATTGAAGAAACTGAAAAGTTAATCGAGAAATTCCGTGCAAAAGCTTCAAAAGCTTCAATGGCACAATCGCTGATTAAAAAATTAGATAAAGTAGAAAGAATTGAAGTTGACGAAGATGACAATTCAGTAATGAATATCTCATTTCCGGTTTCAAAAGAGCCAGGAAAAGTGGTAATCGAAGCAGAACACGTAACAAAAGCTTACGGCGATAAAACGATTCTTAAAGATATCAGTTTATTGGTAGAAAGAGGAAGCAAAATTGCCTTTGTTGGCCAAAACGGACAAGGAAAATCGACTTTTATTAAAGCGTTGGTAAACGAATTTGAATACCAAGGAAACATCAAATTAGGACATAATGTTCAATTAGGATATTTTGCTCAAAATCAGGCAGAATACTTAGACGGAGAAATCACTTTGCTTCAAACAATGGAAGACGCCGCAACCGATACAAACCGAATGAAAGTTCGTGATATGTTGGGTTCATTCTTATTCCGTGGCGATGATGTGGAGAAAAAAGTAAAAGTGCTTTCTGGAGGTGAGCGAAACCGTTTGGCACTTTGCAAATTGTTGTTGCAGCCAATCAATGTTTTGCTGATGGATGAGCCTACAAACCACTTGGATATTAAATCTAAAAACGTTTTAAAAGCGGCGCTTCAAAAATTCGGCGGAACTTTATTATTAGTTTCTCACGACAGGGATTTTCTTCAAGGAATGTCGAATATCGTTTACGAATTCAAAGATCAAAAAATCAAAGAATATCTTGGTGATATCAACTTCTTCTTAGAGCAGCGCAATCTTGAAAACATGCGCGAAGTCGAGAAAAAAGATGTTGTAAAAGCAGCTACTCCAAAAGAGAAAGAAGTTGCTAAAATATCATATGAAGATCAAAAGAAAACAAAAGCGCTTCAAAACAGATTAAGCAAAATCGAAAGTCAGATTCAGCAATTAGAAAAAGACATTCAGCACGACGATAAAATGCTCGAAACGAATTACGACAAACATGTTGAAGATGCTTCATTTTTTACGGCATACAACAAAAAGAAAGCAGATCTAGATCAATTATTAATCGACTGGGAAGTTGTTCAAGAAGAGATCGATAATTTTAATGCTTAATTTTTGTTTCAGGTTTCAGGTTTCAAGTTTTCAAGTTGTAATCTTTACCAGTAAATTTAACCGCAAAGCACGCTAAGTTTTTTATAGTTTGCATTTATAATACGCAAAGTTCGCAAAGCCATATTGATAAAGCTTTGCGAACTTTGCGTTTTATGAAATCTCGTAGATCAAAAAATAGCGTGCTTTGCGGTTAAATATTTATTCAGTTCAAAACCTGAAACCTGAAACAAAACTATTCAATAATCCCAATGGATCGAGAATGTTCAATTGCTTGACTGCTTTCTTTGAAATAACAAACAGAAACATCCAGTGTTTCTAGATTTTTCATGATTTTTTTAACTTCTTCTTTCTGAGATTTGCCAGTTTGCCTGATGTAAACCGCAATTACAGTAACTGGAAATATTTTGCAGATTCTTTCATATAAAACAGGATCATGCTGTGAGTCATCGCCCAGTAAAATATATTTGAGATTAGGGTAAAACTCCAAAACATGTTTTATCTTTTCAAATTTGTGATCGTGATTGCCACGTCCGCTCATGAAAAAATCAGTGATACCTCTTTTAATGTCTTTCAGTAAAATAACTGCTCTCGGTAAATGATTGATTTTGGTAAACTGCACAATAAAACGATACAAATTCCATTCGCTGCTTGAAATATAAAAAAAAGCATTTACTTCTTCTTTATTTTTTCTTCCGGCCGAACTTAAAGCTTGATAATGTGCTACAACATCTTTAAAAACTTTTCGGTCATTTACATTTTTAAACAATAAAATATAAATTTTTCTGAAGATATTCTGTGTGTGCGAAATCAAAAAAGTATCATCAATATCAGAGATAATGCCCAGTTTTCCTGTGTGCGGATGTATGAAACTTCCTTTTGAAGTAATATTTTGTGAGTTATATTTAATGCTCACTTCGTAATTCATCCAACCAAAATGAGTTTCATTTTCAAGTGGAATGCAAAACTTAAAATGTCCGTCGTCTAATGTTTTTGTATGGATTTCTTGGTTGCCATATTTCAAATAAACATCGAAATTTTTAATTGTTTTTATTCGAAACTGATTGATTATGGATTTTGCATTTTTTAGATTTTTCTTCTGAAAATCATATTCGTAGGTTCTTTTAAAAACGTGTCCCATTACAATTAATTCTTCTTCATTGGCATAGCCGCGATATAATTGTAAGATTGGTTTCATTTATTACGTATATTTATGTAACTGTAAATTACTTAATTTAATTGGTTTTTAAAGCTAAAATTTTGAAAAAGAACATTCTATTCGTTGTAAATCCCATTTCTGGCGACCTTGATAAAACTGATTTAATCGAGACGGTTCAGGAATTTGCGGCCATAAATCATTTTAATCTTGAAGTATATGAAACAACCGGAAAAAATGATTTGAGTGAAATCCAGAAAATTTATAATTCACTTTTTCCGGAACGAATTATTGTGGCGGGTGGTGACGGCACGATCAAAATGGTTGCCGAAGCGATGGAAGATTACGACATCATAATCGGGATTTTGCCAGCCGGTTCAGCAAACGGATTGTCAGTCGATTTGAATTTGCCTGTTGGAATAGAAGAAAACCTAAAAATCGCCTTTTTGAGTCATTATATCGAAATGGATATGATTTGCATCAATGGCAAAAAAAGCATTCATTTAAGCGATTTAGGCTTGAATGCCAATTTGGTAAAAAACTACGAGCAAAGCGATGTGCGTGGCTTTTGGGGATACGCCTTGCAGGCTTTTACAACTTTAACCGAATCTGAAGAACCTTTTGTGGCGACGATTTCTGCCAATAATGAAATCGTGAAGCATACTGCCAGAATGATTGTAATAGCCAATTCACAAAAATATGGAACTGGTGTAATCATCAATCCAAATGGTGCTATGAATGATGGAAAATTCGAACTTGTAATTCTAAAAAACCTCGATTTATTATTGATTGGGAAAATTATCACCGGAAATATGCCAATAGACTCTGATGACGTTGTGATTATTTCAACTGACAAAGCGAGTATTAAAACAGATTATCCAGTAAATTTTCAAATTGACGGCGAATATTGTGGCGCACAAACCGATTTAGATATTTATATTTTGCACAAACAAATGAAAATTGCAGTGCCTTAATTGCCATTGAAATTACATCGTTATTTAAACGGATTTCGTTCCTGCCATTCTGTTTTTGGTTCCAAATATTGAAATAATTTGGCAATATTATGATTGATCAAAGCGTTGCTATGTGTGATCAAGCCGTACATTTTTAGTGGTTTTGCACCTACAGAACTCTTTATTTCTAGTGCTGTTCTGGCAAATACAATTGCTTTAAAACCTTGATTAATTGAGTAGGCGATCATGTCATAAAGCATATTTAGATACAGCATTTTTTCACGTTGCAGATTTTCATCATAACCCAGAAAATACGTATCCATTACATTTCCATTCTTGATCAAGGTATTGAATCCGATTAGTTTTTCGTCCAAAAAATAACCATAAAACAAAAAGCCATCTTTCATAATTTCTTTAAAAAAGCTGAAATGATTTCGCGCCAGAAAAAAAGTGTTGAAAGGTGCATTTTTTGCCACGTGAAAATATAAGTCATAAATAACATCTTCATACTGTTTGATATCAGTTAAAGACATTTTCTTTTTAATGATTCCTTCCGATTTTTTGCGGGCACGCTTGTATTGATCTCTATATTTTTTAGACAAAGCATCAATATAATCTTGCTCGTTTTTCCAATTTTCATTGATTTCAAAAACCATATTGGGCTGTGTCGAAAAAGTGTAATTGTTTTTGAATTCAACCTGAAGCGGTTTTATTTCGGAAGCAGTAAAATCTTTAATGCTCGTAATATGCACTTTTTTGCCAGAAGCTCTTAAATCTTTTTTAAGCTGATTGATTGCTTTGTGAAGTGTTTTGACTGCTTTTGAAACTTCTGCATTCTTAGCAAAAGCAAAAGCATTTTGTCCCGTAAGCATATTATTGCCCACAAATAATACATGCGAAGCGAAATTTTTGAAAGCAAAATTGCGCACAGAAGTTTTTAAACATTGATCGCGTTCGCCAAAGGATTCCAACTTTTCAGCAAACAAAAACTGAGTCAGAGCAATTCCTACTAGTTTTTCTTCTTTAAAAATTCCAATAAAATGACAAATCATATTTACTGGACAAGAATTTTCCAGTACTTCGAGATATTCTCGCGTCAAAAAAATGTTTTCTGTTGCAAGCGAATTCCATTCCGACGGAAGTAAGGACGTTCGGTTATAGATTTGAAAGGAATAAGTTGTATTCAAAAGTGTTTGCTAATTTTTTCAAAATTAGATAATATTTGCAATAACTTGTTTGCTTTAAGTTATTATTAAGAAAAACCCGTTTGAGTTTTGGTTTCAAACGGGTTCAGTATATATTGATTTATGCATAAGCACAGATAACTCCGCCCATTAAAGCAAGAGTAACCATCCAGAAGCCTGCATGAATGAAAATATATTTCCAAGATTTTCTTTCAAATAATCCATTAATTCCAATTATTGGAAGAGCAAAGAATAGACCTCCCATAAACCCGTGAAGCGCACCATGTTTAAAGGTGCGATAGGCAGTTCCATAATCAGCCATAAATGCAGCGAATGATGGTTTTGCATTAGCTAGCATTGGTGGTCCACCAACCATTCCAACTGCTCCAGATTGGTGAATGGTTAAAGCCATTAATATCATTGTAGCCATTAACGAAAAGATGTAAGTTAGCCCAAATATTTTGAGCATAT comes from Flavobacterium sp. KACC 22761 and encodes:
- a CDS encoding ABC-F family ATP-binding cassette domain-containing protein, with protein sequence MLNIHNLSVSFGGTYLFEEVTFRLGAGDRVGLVGKNGAGKSTMLKMLAGDFKPDSGVISQEKDIKMGFLRQDIDFEQGRTVLEEAYEAFTEIKIVEKKLEEINHQLVTRTDYESEEYGQIIEDLSDYTHRFDLLGGYNYVGDTEKILLGLGFKREVFNNQTETFSGGWRMRIELAKLLLQSNDVLLLDEPTNHLDIESIIWLENFLRNYPGVVVIVSHDKMFLDNVTNRTIEISLGKAYDFNKPYTQYLELRHEIREKQLATQKNQQKKIEETEKLIEKFRAKASKASMAQSLIKKLDKVERIEVDEDDNSVMNISFPVSKEPGKVVIEAEHVTKAYGDKTILKDISLLVERGSKIAFVGQNGQGKSTFIKALVNEFEYQGNIKLGHNVQLGYFAQNQAEYLDGEITLLQTMEDAATDTNRMKVRDMLGSFLFRGDDVEKKVKVLSGGERNRLALCKLLLQPINVLLMDEPTNHLDIKSKNVLKAALQKFGGTLLLVSHDRDFLQGMSNIVYEFKDQKIKEYLGDINFFLEQRNLENMREVEKKDVVKAATPKEKEVAKISYEDQKKTKALQNRLSKIESQIQQLEKDIQHDDKMLETNYDKHVEDASFFTAYNKKKADLDQLLIDWEVVQEEIDNFNA
- a CDS encoding FAD-dependent oxidoreductase, which translates into the protein MLDYLIVGSGLAGISFAEVALNNNKSILLVDNKSQHSSRVAGGLYNPVILKRFSEVWNAKEQLVLMNDFYNRVEVKLNEKFNFKMPILRKFFSIEEQNNWFAASDKINLAPFLSTKLITEKFNGIDSPYDYGEVLHTGYVNTALLLDCYQKYLLENDLLLEESFDCNDIEFLESGIKYKDIEARHIIFAEGFGMHKNPFFNYLPLDGTKGELFIIKAPDLNLDLIVNTSVFILPLGNDLFKVGATYNWSDKTDAPTEEGKQELLERIREIITCDFEIVKHFGGVRPTVADRRPLLGTHEVHKSLHILNGLGTRGVMLGPAMAQALYDHIENQIPLDREADIKRFHKRYLKSLTFDQPSDHKK
- a CDS encoding DUF1761 domain-containing protein, translating into MEINFIALFGAALIPLVVGFIWYNPKTFGTIWMRENNFTQEELQKGNMLKIFGLTYIFSLMATMILMALTIHQSGAVGMVGGPPMLANAKPSFAAFMADYGTAYRTFKHGALHGFMGGLFFALPIIGINGLFERKSWKYIFIHAGFWMVTLALMGGVICAYA
- a CDS encoding DUF983 domain-containing protein, with product MFKKGSKINSIFTGSCPKCQNESMYEDKNPLHLTKVLKMNENCSHCGLKYQIEPSFFYGAMYVSYALNVAVGIAAFIVSFVFFGASISQSFIAIIITLIVLFPFVLRLSRNLYINMFISYDPKAGQK
- the gldN gene encoding gliding motility protein GldN, whose amino-acid sequence is MKVRNFLIVMFFVAGNFVSNAQSNLLNAKTVSQIGIKTPAQRIADNDKPLAYGYVEDRDILMGKMTWEIIDLNEKINFPLYFPVDTANIGADRRSLYDVLTKAIRNGKITEVYSDSYFNTKKTMKDIEGALSRVDTTDAGRELINQNPDDYRSHVVKKKVVTGTGKKKSVSYKEETVGPTRSVPAEYILKQDLTAQDVTQYKIKGYWYFDKRQGELKYRLIGICPVTPDVYTMNSDEKDYIELFWVFFPDARTVLHEAKAFNDANSAAAISFDQILNSRRFNSIIYKEENVYGDREIKDYMKDNAQNQLLESERVKEKIRTFDEDMWNY
- a CDS encoding diacylglycerol/lipid kinase family protein, with protein sequence MKKNILFVVNPISGDLDKTDLIETVQEFAAINHFNLEVYETTGKNDLSEIQKIYNSLFPERIIVAGGDGTIKMVAEAMEDYDIIIGILPAGSANGLSVDLNLPVGIEENLKIAFLSHYIEMDMICINGKKSIHLSDLGLNANLVKNYEQSDVRGFWGYALQAFTTLTESEEPFVATISANNEIVKHTARMIVIANSQKYGTGVIINPNGAMNDGKFELVILKNLDLLLIGKIITGNMPIDSDDVVIISTDKASIKTDYPVNFQIDGEYCGAQTDLDIYILHKQMKIAVP
- a CDS encoding peptidogalycan biosysnthesis protein, whose translation is MNTTYSFQIYNRTSLLPSEWNSLATENIFLTREYLEVLENSCPVNMICHFIGIFKEEKLVGIALTQFLFAEKLESFGERDQCLKTSVRNFAFKNFASHVLFVGNNMLTGQNAFAFAKNAEVSKAVKTLHKAINQLKKDLRASGKKVHITSIKDFTASEIKPLQVEFKNNYTFSTQPNMVFEINENWKNEQDYIDALSKKYRDQYKRARKKSEGIIKKKMSLTDIKQYEDVIYDLYFHVAKNAPFNTFFLARNHFSFFKEIMKDGFLFYGYFLDEKLIGFNTLIKNGNVMDTYFLGYDENLQREKMLYLNMLYDMIAYSINQGFKAIVFARTALEIKSSVGAKPLKMYGLITHSNALINHNIAKLFQYLEPKTEWQERNPFK
- a CDS encoding App1 family protein, which gives rise to MKPILQLYRGYANEEELIVMGHVFKRTYEYDFQKKNLKNAKSIINQFRIKTIKNFDVYLKYGNQEIHTKTLDDGHFKFCIPLENETHFGWMNYEVSIKYNSQNITSKGSFIHPHTGKLGIISDIDDTFLISHTQNIFRKIYILLFKNVNDRKVFKDVVAHYQALSSAGRKNKEEVNAFFYISSSEWNLYRFIVQFTKINHLPRAVILLKDIKRGITDFFMSGRGNHDHKFEKIKHVLEFYPNLKYILLGDDSQHDPVLYERICKIFPVTVIAVYIRQTGKSQKEEVKKIMKNLETLDVSVCYFKESSQAIEHSRSIGIIE
- the gldN gene encoding gliding motility protein GldN; the encoded protein is MKARIILIIFLIIGSFPSWSQANLLNAKTVEEIEVNKIKQLAFDNDKPLSYGYVGERDILMGKTVWEIIDLNEKINFPLYFPVDSANIGPERRSLYDVLTKAIKQGKITEVYTDGYFNTKKTMKDIQASLSRVDTTDAGRELINQYPDDYVERVVKKKVVTGTGKKKSVSYVEEKVGPKRSVPAEYILRQDLTAQDVSQYKIKGYWFFDKRESALKYRLIGICPVTPDVYTMNSDDKDYIELFWVFFPNARDVLNEAKAFNDKNSAVPISFDQILNSRHFNALIYKEENMYGDREIKDYIKNNAQEQLFESERVKEKIRNFEEEMWSY